One genomic region from Streptomyces sp. NBC_00582 encodes:
- a CDS encoding carbohydrate ABC transporter permease, with protein sequence MKHTTQLRDRRPVLDRTGAATAAPVAARTTTRPHRTSPQWTAWAFLAPVTLYLALFYAYPLYRNIDLSLRNYTVRSFVQGDAPFTGLTNYRTVFDNPTFAPALLHTVVFTAVCLVFQYVIGLALAVFFHQHFRLSTTLRALFLVPWLLPLIVSASTWSWMLNSDSGVVNAVLHAVGISPVNWLTSPSWSLTSVIVANIWIGVPFNLVVLYSGLQSIPTSLYEAAALDGAGSWRRFWSITFPLLRPVSAITLLLGLVYTLKVFDIIWIMTKGGPADSSTTFATWSYQLGFGNLLPAFGPGAAVGNLLVVAALAFGLIHVRIQRKQALS encoded by the coding sequence CACAGTTGCGGGACCGCCGGCCGGTGCTCGACCGGACCGGGGCGGCGACCGCCGCCCCGGTCGCCGCCCGCACCACCACCCGGCCCCATCGCACCTCCCCGCAGTGGACCGCCTGGGCCTTTCTCGCCCCGGTGACCCTCTACCTCGCCCTCTTCTACGCCTATCCCCTCTACCGCAACATCGACCTGAGCCTGCGCAACTACACGGTCCGCTCCTTCGTCCAGGGCGACGCTCCGTTCACGGGGCTGACGAACTACAGGACCGTCTTCGACAACCCGACCTTCGCTCCCGCCCTGCTGCACACCGTGGTGTTCACCGCCGTGTGCCTGGTCTTCCAGTACGTCATCGGCCTGGCGCTGGCGGTCTTCTTCCACCAGCACTTCCGGCTCTCCACCACACTGCGGGCCCTGTTCCTGGTGCCCTGGCTGCTGCCGCTGATCGTCTCGGCCTCCACCTGGTCGTGGATGCTCAACAGCGACTCCGGTGTCGTCAACGCCGTACTGCACGCCGTCGGAATCAGTCCGGTGAATTGGCTGACCTCGCCGTCCTGGTCGCTGACGTCGGTGATCGTCGCGAACATCTGGATCGGCGTCCCCTTCAATCTGGTCGTGCTCTACAGCGGCCTGCAGTCCATCCCCACCAGCCTGTACGAGGCGGCGGCCCTCGACGGCGCAGGCTCCTGGCGACGCTTCTGGAGCATCACCTTCCCGCTCCTGCGCCCGGTGTCCGCCATCACCCTGCTCCTGGGTCTCGTCTACACGCTCAAGGTCTTCGACATCATCTGGATCATGACCAAGGGCGGCCCGGCGGACTCGTCCACCACCTTCGCCACCTGGTCCTACCAGCTCGGCTTCGGCAACCTCCTGCCCGCCTTCGGCCCCGGCGCGGCCGTCGGGAACCTGCTGGTCGTCGCCGCTCTGGCGTTCGGTCTGATCCATGTCAGGATTCAGCGAAAGCAGGCGCTGTCATGA
- a CDS encoding carbohydrate ABC transporter permease has translation MNRSPRRTGWKTAVGLLLTGVMLFPVYWMVNVSFTRDQDMRKSPPDLFPAHATLAGYRAVVDQQLPYLGTSLVIGLGTVALTIGLAAPAGYALAKLRPRGGGILNFVLLAAQMIPGIIMAMGFYAIYLSLGLLQSVPGLIVADSTLAVPFGVLIFTAFMSGIPGELLQAAQMDGAGPVRTFRSIVLPMSRNSIVTVSLFAFLWSWSDFVFASTLVNGGAHEPITLGIYHYIGNNNQQWNAIMATAVVASLPAAVILVLAQRYVAAGVTAGAVKD, from the coding sequence ATGAACCGAAGCCCCCGCCGCACGGGGTGGAAGACCGCCGTGGGCCTGCTGCTGACCGGGGTCATGCTGTTCCCGGTCTACTGGATGGTCAACGTGTCCTTCACCCGCGACCAGGACATGCGCAAGAGCCCGCCGGACCTGTTCCCCGCCCACGCCACCTTGGCGGGCTACCGGGCAGTCGTCGACCAGCAGTTGCCCTATCTCGGCACGAGTCTGGTCATCGGCCTCGGTACCGTGGCCCTGACCATCGGGCTGGCCGCACCCGCCGGCTACGCCCTGGCCAAACTGCGCCCGCGCGGCGGCGGAATCCTCAACTTCGTCCTCCTGGCCGCGCAGATGATCCCCGGCATCATCATGGCGATGGGTTTTTATGCCATCTACCTCAGCCTCGGCCTGCTCCAGTCCGTGCCCGGCCTGATCGTCGCCGACTCCACCCTCGCCGTCCCCTTCGGCGTCCTCATCTTCACCGCGTTCATGTCCGGCATCCCCGGCGAACTCCTCCAAGCCGCACAGATGGACGGAGCCGGGCCCGTGCGCACCTTCCGGTCGATCGTCCTGCCGATGAGCCGCAACTCGATCGTCACGGTGTCCCTGTTCGCCTTCCTGTGGTCCTGGTCCGACTTCGTCTTCGCCAGCACCCTCGTCAACGGCGGCGCCCATGAGCCGATCACCCTCGGCATCTACCACTACATCGGCAACAACAACCAACAGTGGAACGCCATCATGGCCACGGCCGTCGTGGCCTCCCTGCCCGCCGCGGTCATCCTCGTCCTCGCCCAACGCTACGTCGCCGCAGGCGTGACCGCCGGCGCCGTCAAGGACTGA
- a CDS encoding RICIN domain-containing protein, translating into MTATPASAATPTLTVDLGTTTGAFRGGASGALYGLYGQDVPTNNLIEGMGLETTNTKTQDGQQHPGSDALEIARPFVDSGGGDEFIYLTDVYRANYERTSYSAYQATMKTQVEQAMASPYASHIVFIPYNEPDLNWFSGMRTNSTALANFNAEWLQTYNFIKGIWPAARLAGPNLSSYSDSAYSGFLSYCKTNNCLPDVVTWHTLGSPAGVRSTVDAYRAVETAAGITSPLPVNLNEYAHRYHLTDPGQMVQWIAAIEDEKVDGNLPYWNINGNLGDSAAAQNTPNAQWWLYNWYSSMSGNTVKVTSTGANAAYTLQGLANLDTAKKQARVILAGGGTSGASSTVIKNIDPAVFGSTVHVSVFQDRYSGYIGAAATPTRLSDADVAVGSDGSITVPITLDAMSAYEVIVSPGGTGSTTASDNTWRATYEAENATLSGSGYNINTEGTTGNVSKFATSGTKDVGGLRTGSTTVISFPVSVPTTGDYNLSVFGNSYAKDADVKGPTNVYARVDGGASSRIDIPVGFQWVVWGHADATVHLTSGSHTITLATTGDNGAKTAGDAIIDRIDLQYKDASVQGTTLYEAEQAALSDSGSTTYTSQGQSGAGAVNLTSGKSATFWVYSARDGYADLTARFRNTGQADLTVNGRTVNDQSLSGATTGAWSTSTNRVYLNGGINKVKVTGSGGTLALDDLAVTPFSATDAVTTGNVVTYQAEDGTLTGTAAVDTTYNQANGGVVTGIGNGTANSLTLNVNAPSAGTYAMTMHYADNEELPSNHYNPDLYAEHADVSVNGGDPTRVNFASTLHWNQFNDYTVPVTLTKGANTVKFTASQLYNWDGTTIGVVYSGGGSDIGQPMRSSSAPHLDQVSFAPAGLHIGASTGFSSTAVAQHSGLCLEDPGQSTANGTQYQQNTCGSGQEQVFDFHPVAGTTDTYTVVNHLSGKCLDVSALSTADGAAVQQWTCLNGTNQRFTLRPVTALGNSHDYQLVAVHSGKCVDVSTISTAAGALVHQWTCDTGSTLTTKKNQIWRLLGKE; encoded by the coding sequence GTGACGGCAACGCCGGCCTCCGCCGCCACCCCCACCCTCACCGTCGACCTGGGCACCACCACCGGAGCCTTCCGCGGGGGCGCCTCCGGGGCGCTGTACGGCCTGTACGGCCAGGACGTGCCGACGAACAACCTCATCGAGGGGATGGGGCTCGAGACCACCAACACGAAGACTCAGGACGGACAGCAGCACCCGGGCTCGGACGCCTTGGAGATCGCCAGGCCCTTCGTCGACAGCGGCGGCGGGGACGAGTTCATCTATCTGACGGACGTGTACCGCGCCAACTACGAACGCACGAGCTACTCGGCCTACCAGGCGACCATGAAGACGCAGGTAGAGCAGGCCATGGCCAGCCCCTACGCGAGCCACATCGTCTTCATCCCCTACAACGAGCCCGACCTGAACTGGTTCAGCGGCATGCGCACCAACTCGACCGCGCTGGCCAACTTCAACGCCGAGTGGCTCCAGACCTACAACTTCATCAAGGGCATCTGGCCCGCGGCACGCCTGGCGGGGCCCAACCTCTCCAGTTACTCCGACTCCGCGTACAGCGGCTTCCTCTCCTACTGCAAGACCAACAACTGCCTGCCCGACGTCGTGACCTGGCACACCCTGGGCAGCCCGGCGGGCGTCCGCAGCACCGTCGACGCCTACCGCGCGGTGGAGACCGCAGCGGGGATCACCTCCCCGCTCCCCGTCAACCTCAATGAGTACGCGCACCGCTACCACCTGACCGACCCCGGCCAGATGGTCCAGTGGATCGCGGCCATCGAGGACGAGAAGGTCGACGGCAACCTGCCGTACTGGAACATCAACGGCAACCTCGGCGACTCCGCCGCGGCCCAGAACACCCCCAACGCCCAGTGGTGGCTGTACAACTGGTACAGCTCCATGAGCGGCAACACCGTCAAGGTCACCAGCACCGGGGCCAACGCCGCCTACACCCTGCAGGGTCTGGCGAATCTGGACACGGCCAAGAAGCAGGCCCGCGTCATCCTCGCCGGGGGCGGCACCAGCGGTGCCTCGAGCACGGTCATCAAGAACATCGACCCGGCGGTCTTCGGCAGCACCGTGCACGTCAGCGTCTTCCAGGACCGTTACAGCGGCTACATCGGTGCGGCGGCCACCCCGACCCGGCTCTCCGACGCCGACGTCGCCGTAGGCTCCGACGGCTCCATCACCGTCCCCATCACCCTCGACGCGATGTCCGCGTACGAGGTGATCGTCTCCCCGGGCGGTACCGGCAGCACCACCGCCTCCGACAACACGTGGCGGGCCACGTACGAGGCCGAGAACGCCACGCTCAGCGGCAGCGGCTACAACATCAACACCGAGGGCACGACCGGCAACGTCAGCAAGTTCGCCACCTCGGGCACCAAGGACGTCGGGGGCCTGCGCACCGGCTCGACCACGGTGATCTCCTTCCCCGTCTCCGTCCCCACCACCGGCGACTACAACCTGTCGGTGTTCGGCAACAGCTACGCCAAGGACGCCGACGTCAAGGGCCCGACGAACGTGTACGCGCGGGTCGACGGCGGCGCCTCGAGCAGGATCGACATCCCCGTCGGCTTCCAGTGGGTCGTGTGGGGCCACGCTGACGCCACCGTGCACCTGACCTCGGGCAGCCACACCATCACGCTGGCCACCACCGGTGACAACGGCGCCAAGACCGCCGGCGACGCGATCATCGACAGAATCGACCTCCAGTACAAGGACGCCTCCGTCCAGGGCACCACGCTCTACGAGGCCGAGCAGGCCGCCCTCTCCGACAGCGGCAGCACCACCTACACCTCGCAGGGCCAGTCCGGCGCGGGCGCGGTGAACCTCACCTCCGGCAAGTCGGCCACGTTCTGGGTCTACTCCGCGCGGGACGGATACGCCGACCTGACCGCCCGTTTCCGCAACACCGGCCAGGCCGACCTCACTGTCAACGGCAGGACCGTCAACGACCAGAGCCTCTCCGGCGCGACGACCGGCGCCTGGTCCACCTCCACCAACCGGGTGTACCTCAACGGCGGCATCAACAAGGTCAAGGTGACCGGGAGCGGCGGCACCCTCGCCCTGGACGACCTGGCCGTCACCCCGTTCAGCGCCACCGACGCCGTCACCACCGGCAACGTCGTCACCTATCAGGCCGAGGACGGCACCCTCACCGGAACCGCGGCCGTCGACACCACCTACAACCAGGCCAACGGCGGTGTCGTCACCGGCATCGGCAACGGAACCGCCAACTCCCTCACCCTCAACGTCAACGCACCCTCGGCCGGCACCTACGCCATGACCATGCACTACGCCGACAACGAGGAACTGCCCTCCAACCACTACAACCCCGACCTGTACGCCGAGCACGCCGACGTCAGCGTCAACGGCGGCGACCCCACCCGCGTCAACTTCGCCAGCACCCTGCACTGGAACCAGTTCAACGACTACACCGTGCCCGTCACCCTCACCAAGGGCGCCAACACGGTCAAGTTCACCGCCTCGCAGCTCTACAACTGGGACGGCACCACCATCGGCGTGGTCTACTCCGGCGGCGGCAGCGACATCGGACAGCCCATGCGCTCCAGCTCCGCGCCCCACCTGGACCAGGTGTCCTTCGCGCCCGCGGGCCTGCACATCGGCGCCTCGACCGGATTCTCCTCCACGGCCGTCGCCCAGCACAGCGGGCTCTGCCTCGAAGACCCCGGCCAGTCCACCGCCAACGGCACCCAGTACCAGCAGAACACCTGTGGAAGCGGCCAGGAGCAGGTCTTCGACTTCCACCCCGTCGCCGGCACGACCGACACCTACACCGTCGTCAACCACCTCAGCGGCAAGTGCCTGGACGTCTCGGCCTTGTCGACGGCCGACGGGGCCGCCGTCCAGCAGTGGACCTGCCTCAACGGCACCAACCAGCGCTTCACCCTCAGGCCGGTGACCGCGCTCGGCAACAGCCACGACTACCAACTCGTCGCCGTGCACAGCGGCAAGTGCGTCGACGTCAGCACCATCTCCACCGCAGCCGGCGCCCTCGTCCACCAGTGGACCTGCGACACCGGCAGCACCCTGACCACCAAGAAGAACCAGATCTGGCGCCTGCTCGGCAAGGAGTGA